From Cucumis melo cultivar AY chromosome 1, USDA_Cmelo_AY_1.0, whole genome shotgun sequence, a single genomic window includes:
- the LOC103495579 gene encoding uncharacterized protein LOC103495579 yields the protein MKIFIVTMGHEFPIEIGNQEQIIEIKRKIEQFIGIPIESQTLSVYGCELVDGLVMEDYDQFITEDSRIDLSVVDQIIAPSNEFPIAVEFSGQRININIDKTETVHSLKQKIQIIYGLPIQTMSLFHSGMELGEDCQNVSEFGIGEFSEVIVFMKTTSRYLSDDSNSRRKMISFVVETSSSLLNAACIPMEMKDSSTVKDVKELLLGGKILPDDEYLFIHKQRIMREKRSLRWHGVENGDFLYVFKGTVSRGEFY from the coding sequence ATGAAGATCTTCATTGTCACAATGGGACACGAATTCCCCATAGAAATAGGTAATCAAGAACAAATCATCGAAATCAAGAGAAAAATCGAACAATTCATTGGCATCCCCATCGAATCCCAAACTCTCTCTGTTTACGGTTGCGAGTTAGTCGATGGACTCGTCATGGAGGATTATGATCAATTCATCACAGAAGATTCGCGAATCGATCTCTCAGTCGTCGACCAAATCATCGCACCATCAAACGAGTTTCCGATCGCTGTGGAATTCTCCGGCCAACGGATAAACATAAACATCGACAAAACAGAGACGGTTCATAGTTTAAAGCAGAAAATCCAGATAATCTACGGCTTACCCATACAAACAATGTCGCTATTTCATTCCGGTATGGAACTAGGCGAGGATTGTCAGAACGTAAGCGAATTCGGAATCGGTGAATTTTCGGAAGTGATTGTGTTTATGAAAACGACGAGTCGTTATTTGAGCGATGATTCTAATTCAAGGAGGAAGATGATCAGTTTCGTGGTGGAGACGTCGTCGAGCTTGCTTAATGCAGCGTGTATTCCAATGGAAATGAAGGATTCAAGCACCGTGAAGGACGTGAAAGAACTGCTTTTGGGCGGAAAGATTCTTCCGGACGACGAGTATTTGTTTATTCATAAACAAAGGATTATGAGAGAGAAGCGTAGTTTAAGATGGCATGGGGTTGAAAATGGCGATTTTCTTTATGTTTTTAAAGGCACCGTTAGCCGTGGTGAATTTTATTGA